The Kitasatospora setae KM-6054 genome contains a region encoding:
- a CDS encoding prephenate dehydrogenase has translation MRTAAVIGTGLIGTSAALALTRRGISVHLEDTDQDAARTAASLGAGTTEPADGPVDLAVIAVPPALVGKVLADCQRRGLARCYTDVASVKAGPRGEIAALGLDTVHYIGSHPMAGRERSGPLAATADLFEGRPWVLTPTADTDTETLNAALELVALCGAMPIVMDAADHDRAVALVSHAPQLLSSLVAARLEHAEETAVRLSGQGVRDVTRIAASNPAMWIDILSANAGVVADVLDDLAVDLAETVAALRALQAADEGTRREGAAGIEAVMRRGNTGQARIPGKHGAPPTRYETVTVVLGDQPGELGRLFGEVGALGVNIEDVTIEHSTGQQVGHVQLAVAPVAARGLAAGLRERGWGVRA, from the coding sequence ATGCGCACAGCCGCCGTCATCGGCACCGGACTGATCGGCACCTCCGCCGCGCTCGCCCTCACCCGCCGGGGGATAAGCGTCCACCTGGAGGACACCGACCAGGACGCCGCCCGCACGGCCGCGTCGCTCGGCGCCGGCACCACCGAACCCGCCGACGGCCCGGTCGACCTCGCCGTCATCGCCGTCCCGCCCGCCCTGGTCGGCAAGGTCCTCGCCGACTGCCAGCGGCGCGGCCTCGCCCGCTGCTACACCGACGTCGCCAGCGTCAAGGCCGGACCGCGCGGCGAGATCGCCGCGCTCGGCCTCGACACCGTCCACTACATCGGCTCGCACCCGATGGCCGGCCGCGAACGCTCCGGCCCGCTCGCCGCCACCGCCGACCTGTTCGAAGGCCGGCCCTGGGTGCTCACCCCCACCGCCGACACCGACACCGAGACGCTCAACGCCGCCCTCGAACTCGTCGCACTCTGCGGCGCCATGCCGATCGTCATGGACGCCGCCGACCACGACCGGGCCGTCGCCCTCGTCTCGCACGCCCCCCAACTGCTCTCCTCGCTCGTCGCCGCCCGCCTCGAACACGCCGAGGAGACCGCCGTCCGGCTCTCCGGCCAGGGCGTCCGCGACGTCACCCGGATCGCCGCCTCCAACCCCGCGATGTGGATCGACATCCTCTCCGCCAACGCGGGCGTCGTCGCCGACGTCCTCGACGACCTCGCCGTCGACCTCGCCGAGACCGTCGCCGCGCTGCGCGCCCTGCAAGCCGCCGACGAAGGCACCCGCCGCGAGGGCGCCGCCGGCATCGAAGCCGTCATGCGCCGCGGCAACACCGGCCAGGCCCGCATCCCCGGCAAGCACGGCGCGCCGCCCACCCGCTACGAGACCGTCACCGTCGTCCTCGGCGACCAGCCCGGCGAGCTCGGCCGCCTCTTCGGCGAGGTCGGCGCGCTCGGCGTCAACATCGAGGACGTGACCATCGAGCACTCCACCGGGCAGCAGGTCGGCCACGTCCAGCTCGCGGTGGCGCCGGTGGCGGCGCGGGGGTTGGCGGCGGGGTTGCGGGAGCGGGGGTGGGGGGTGCGGGCGTAG
- the cmk gene encoding (d)CMP kinase gives MDSADRASSGPVVVAIDGPSGSGKSTVSRAVAARLGLSFLDTGAMYRAMTWWMLANEVDVEDADAVAIACGKPVIVSGTDAAGPTITVDGQDVSGPIRGPEVTGKVSAVAAVPAVRARLVELQRGCAAHAERGIVAEGRDMGSVVFPDATVKVFLTASERARSERRAAELRAKGVDEATITAMAADLARRDAADSSRETAPLTQAADAVLVDTSELTLDQVIDTIAALVEEKAGLTAA, from the coding sequence GTGGACAGTGCCGACCGAGCGTCGAGTGGCCCGGTCGTCGTCGCCATCGACGGGCCTTCCGGGTCCGGGAAGTCGACCGTGTCGCGGGCGGTGGCCGCGCGGCTGGGGTTGAGTTTCCTGGACACCGGCGCGATGTACCGGGCGATGACCTGGTGGATGCTCGCCAACGAGGTGGACGTCGAGGACGCGGACGCGGTGGCGATCGCCTGCGGGAAGCCGGTGATCGTGTCCGGGACGGACGCCGCCGGGCCGACCATAACGGTGGACGGGCAGGACGTGTCCGGGCCGATCCGCGGGCCGGAGGTCACCGGCAAGGTGAGCGCCGTCGCGGCCGTGCCGGCCGTCCGGGCGCGGCTGGTGGAGCTGCAGCGCGGCTGCGCCGCGCACGCCGAGCGCGGGATCGTCGCCGAGGGCCGGGACATGGGCTCGGTGGTGTTCCCGGACGCCACCGTGAAGGTGTTCCTGACCGCGTCCGAGCGGGCCCGGTCCGAGCGCCGGGCCGCCGAGCTGCGGGCGAAGGGCGTGGACGAGGCGACCATCACCGCGATGGCCGCCGACCTGGCCCGCCGGGACGCCGCCGACTCCTCGCGGGAGACCGCCCCGCTGACCCAGGCCGCCGACGCGGTCCTGGTCGACACCAGCGAACTCACCCTCGACCAGGTGATCGACACGATCGCCGCGCTGGTCGAGGAGAAGGCCGGCCTGACCGCCGCCTGA
- the der gene encoding ribosome biogenesis GTPase Der, giving the protein MSNDTTAEYGGLGESEYAEFMALAAEEGFDGDEVDAELAGHGPLPVLAIVGRPNVGKSTLVNRIIGRREAVVEDRPGVTRDRVSYEAMWAGRRFKVLDTGGWEIDVLGLDAMVAGQAELGIEQADAVLFVVDAKVGATDTEDALVRLIRRSGKPVVLCANKVDGPSTEAEAAYLWSLGLGEPYPVSALHGRGSGDLLDAVLKVLPEAPPQLFGDGLAPGGPRRVALIGRPNVGKSSLLNKVAGEDRVVVNELAGTTRDPVDELIELGGKTWKFIDTAGIRRRVHQTAGADFYASLRTSAALDKAEVAVVLVDASETLAEQDTRIISMAVEAGRAVVIAYNKWDQLDEERRFYLEREIERDLVQVQWAPRVNVSAKTGRHMEKLVPAIETALAGWETRIPTARLNAFLGELVASHPHPIRGGKQPRILFGTQAGTRPPRFVLFSSGFLEAGYRRFVERRLREEFGFVGTPISISVRVREKRTKKK; this is encoded by the coding sequence ATGAGCAACGACACCACCGCCGAGTACGGCGGCCTGGGCGAGTCCGAGTACGCCGAGTTCATGGCGCTGGCCGCCGAGGAGGGCTTCGACGGCGACGAGGTCGACGCCGAGCTGGCGGGCCACGGCCCGCTGCCGGTGCTGGCCATCGTCGGCCGCCCGAACGTCGGCAAGTCGACCCTGGTCAACCGCATCATCGGCCGCCGCGAGGCGGTCGTCGAGGACCGCCCCGGCGTGACCCGGGACCGGGTCAGCTACGAGGCGATGTGGGCCGGCCGCCGGTTCAAGGTCCTCGACACCGGCGGCTGGGAGATCGACGTCCTCGGCCTGGACGCGATGGTCGCCGGGCAGGCCGAGCTGGGCATCGAGCAGGCCGACGCGGTGCTGTTCGTGGTGGACGCCAAGGTCGGCGCCACCGACACCGAGGACGCCCTGGTCCGGCTGATCCGCCGCTCCGGCAAGCCCGTGGTGCTGTGCGCCAACAAGGTCGACGGCCCGTCCACCGAGGCCGAGGCCGCCTACCTGTGGTCGCTCGGCCTGGGCGAGCCGTACCCCGTCTCGGCGCTGCACGGCCGCGGCTCCGGCGACCTGCTGGACGCCGTGCTGAAGGTGCTGCCGGAGGCCCCGCCGCAGCTGTTCGGCGACGGGCTGGCGCCCGGCGGCCCGCGCCGCGTCGCGCTGATCGGCCGGCCGAACGTCGGCAAGTCCAGCCTGCTGAACAAGGTCGCCGGCGAGGACCGGGTGGTCGTCAACGAGCTGGCCGGCACCACCCGCGACCCGGTCGACGAGCTGATCGAACTCGGCGGCAAGACCTGGAAGTTCATCGACACCGCCGGCATCCGCCGCCGGGTGCACCAGACCGCGGGCGCCGACTTCTACGCCTCGCTGCGCACCTCCGCCGCGCTGGACAAGGCCGAGGTCGCCGTCGTCCTGGTCGACGCCAGCGAGACCCTGGCCGAGCAGGACACCCGGATCATCTCGATGGCCGTCGAGGCCGGGCGCGCCGTCGTCATCGCCTACAACAAGTGGGACCAGCTGGACGAGGAGCGCCGCTTCTACCTGGAGCGCGAGATCGAGCGCGACCTCGTCCAGGTGCAGTGGGCGCCCCGGGTGAACGTCTCGGCGAAGACCGGCCGCCACATGGAGAAGCTCGTCCCGGCGATCGAGACCGCGCTGGCGGGCTGGGAGACCCGGATCCCGACCGCCCGGCTGAACGCCTTCCTCGGCGAGCTGGTCGCGTCGCACCCGCACCCGATCCGCGGCGGCAAGCAGCCGCGCATCCTGTTCGGCACCCAGGCGGGCACCCGTCCGCCGCGGTTCGTGCTGTTCTCGTCCGGCTTCCTGGAGGCCGGCTACCGCCGCTTCGTCGAGCGCCGGCTGCGCGAGGAGTTCGGCTTCGTCGGCACGCCGATCTCGATCTCGGTGCGGGTCCGCGAGAAGCGCACCAAGAAGAAGTAG
- a CDS encoding LysM peptidoglycan-binding domain-containing protein, whose protein sequence is MTFRNETAAATTTPKRNRVRAAVVGGALLAAPVAGLVTANTASAADVSTWDKVAQCESTGNWSINTGNGFYGGLQFTSSTWAAFGGTAYAPQANQATKAQQIAVAEKVLASQGPGAWPVCSVQAGLTKGGAPAQVDTSSSGSSSTSSKSTSSNSSSSNSSKSTSSNNSTSSKSTSSNSAASDDSAKASRSESRAQAPKAAAQETPKQTWKNKSASATTTNTAKAATTGDGYTVKAGDTLSKIADSLGVDWHTLYSNNSGVVGGNPDLIYPGQVLSV, encoded by the coding sequence ATGACCTTCCGTAACGAGACCGCCGCTGCCACCACCACCCCCAAGCGCAACCGCGTCCGCGCGGCTGTCGTGGGTGGCGCCCTGCTCGCCGCCCCGGTGGCCGGCCTCGTCACGGCCAACACGGCCTCCGCCGCGGACGTCTCCACCTGGGACAAGGTCGCGCAGTGCGAGTCGACCGGCAACTGGTCGATCAACACCGGCAACGGCTTCTACGGCGGCCTGCAGTTCACCTCCTCCACCTGGGCCGCCTTCGGCGGCACCGCCTACGCCCCGCAGGCCAACCAGGCCACCAAGGCGCAGCAGATCGCCGTCGCCGAGAAGGTCCTGGCTTCCCAGGGCCCCGGCGCCTGGCCCGTCTGCTCCGTCCAGGCCGGTCTGACCAAGGGCGGCGCGCCGGCCCAGGTCGACACCTCCTCGTCCGGCAGCAGCTCGACCTCGTCGAAGTCGACCTCGTCGAACAGCAGCAGCTCGAACTCCTCGAAGTCGACCTCGTCGAACAACTCGACCTCGTCGAAGTCGACCTCCTCGAACAGCGCCGCCTCGGACGACTCCGCCAAGGCCTCCCGCTCCGAGTCCCGCGCCCAGGCCCCGAAGGCCGCCGCGCAGGAGACCCCGAAGCAGACCTGGAAGAACAAGTCGGCCTCGGCGACCACCACCAACACCGCCAAGGCCGCCACCACCGGTGACGGCTACACGGTGAAGGCGGGCGACACCCTGTCCAAGATCGCGGACAGCCTGGGCGTCGACTGGCACACCCTGTACAGCAACAACTCCGGTGTCGTCGGCGGCAACCCGGACCTGATCTACCCGGGCCAGGTCCTGTCGGTCTGA
- a CDS encoding transglycosylase family protein codes for MVVGLLLPAAVTATAGTPAAARQAVSDLVWDRLADCESDGDWEADTGNGYYGGIQIWPPTWREAGGQRYADRPDHASRRQQITVGEEILRRQGWRAWGGCAREIGML; via the coding sequence GTGGTGGTCGGGCTGCTGCTGCCCGCCGCCGTCACCGCGACGGCCGGTACGCCCGCCGCCGCCCGGCAGGCCGTGTCCGACCTGGTGTGGGACCGGCTCGCCGACTGCGAGAGCGACGGGGACTGGGAGGCCGACACCGGGAACGGCTACTACGGCGGGATCCAGATCTGGCCGCCCACCTGGCGGGAGGCGGGCGGCCAGCGCTACGCCGACCGGCCCGACCACGCGAGCCGGCGGCAGCAGATCACCGTCGGCGAGGAGATCCTGCGCCGCCAGGGCTGGCGGGCCTGGGGCGGCTGCGCGCGGGAGATCGGGATGCTGTGA
- a CDS encoding DUF4865 family protein has protein sequence MLAKQYEITLPADYDLDVIRRRIRAGAPLLDDRPGLGFKAWLLRERGADGSPVNQYAPLYVWRSDGAAARFLVGGGGFENIVRDFGRPTVHHWTVLAHFAGPARAAVAVPPVATRRLTAVPTDPDPLALAAHVERAVEELRELARHPEVHTAVLALDPSRWELLHFVLRTDAPSAPAAPQQAGSPAGSTAVFRVPHLSAPELSALTEGRAW, from the coding sequence GTGCTAGCCAAGCAGTACGAGATCACCCTGCCCGCCGACTACGACCTCGACGTGATCCGCCGCCGGATCCGGGCCGGCGCCCCGCTGCTGGACGACCGGCCGGGGCTGGGCTTCAAGGCGTGGCTGCTGCGCGAGCGCGGCGCGGACGGCTCGCCGGTCAACCAGTACGCGCCGCTGTACGTGTGGCGCTCGGACGGCGCGGCGGCCCGGTTCCTGGTCGGCGGCGGCGGTTTCGAGAACATCGTCCGGGACTTCGGCCGCCCGACCGTCCACCACTGGACGGTGCTGGCCCACTTCGCCGGTCCGGCCCGCGCCGCCGTCGCGGTCCCGCCCGTCGCGACCCGCCGCCTGACCGCCGTCCCGACCGACCCGGACCCGCTGGCCCTGGCCGCCCACGTGGAACGGGCCGTCGAGGAGCTGCGCGAGCTGGCCCGCCACCCGGAGGTGCACACCGCCGTGCTGGCCCTCGACCCGAGCCGCTGGGAACTGCTGCACTTCGTCCTGCGCACCGACGCCCCGAGCGCCCCGGCCGCCCCGCAGCAGGCCGGCTCCCCCGCCGGCTCGACGGCGGTCTTCCGCGTCCCGCACCTCTCCGCCCCGGAGTTGTCCGCCCTCACCGAGGGCCGCGCCTGGTGA
- a CDS encoding MBL fold metallo-hydrolase, with product MHPLEFRVLDLPEVSRHATATLVLGQHRAVLLGAGLRLADGRRLVREVSRSGRRLGAVLVPHHAPEYWLAAEVLREAFPDAAVLAPDAVRARIERDYPAVRAAWAPLGAELPSRLVALEPLPGDAVELEDHRLEWRGASLALPDLHYLWEHRSRTLLGGQLLWQDVHPWLAEVPHAAQREAWIDLLDEMAALEPSRTVAGHRLLSPAAPAPDPLGWTADYLRGFATELGKPVGPEAVTAAVLRRHPSAALPSAVAPAVRAARAEPAAA from the coding sequence ATGCACCCGCTGGAGTTCCGCGTGCTGGACCTCCCCGAGGTCTCGCGGCACGCGACCGCGACGCTGGTGCTCGGGCAGCACCGGGCGGTGCTGCTCGGCGCGGGGCTGCGGCTCGCGGACGGGCGCCGGCTGGTCCGGGAGGTCTCGCGTTCGGGGCGGCGGTTGGGCGCCGTCCTGGTGCCGCACCACGCCCCGGAGTACTGGCTGGCGGCGGAGGTGCTGCGCGAGGCGTTCCCCGACGCGGCGGTACTGGCCCCGGACGCGGTGCGGGCCCGGATCGAGCGCGACTATCCGGCGGTGCGCGCCGCATGGGCGCCGCTCGGGGCGGAACTGCCGTCCCGGCTGGTCGCGTTGGAGCCGCTGCCGGGTGACGCCGTCGAACTGGAGGACCACCGCCTGGAGTGGCGCGGGGCGTCGCTCGCGCTCCCCGACCTGCACTACCTCTGGGAGCACCGCAGCCGGACGCTGCTCGGCGGCCAACTGCTCTGGCAGGACGTGCACCCGTGGCTGGCCGAGGTGCCGCACGCCGCCCAGCGCGAGGCGTGGATCGACCTGCTGGACGAGATGGCCGCGCTGGAGCCGTCCCGGACGGTCGCGGGCCACCGCCTGCTCTCCCCGGCCGCGCCGGCCCCGGACCCGCTCGGCTGGACCGCCGACTACCTGCGCGGTTTCGCCACCGAGCTCGGCAAGCCGGTCGGCCCGGAGGCCGTCACAGCGGCCGTGCTGCGCCGCCACCCGTCGGCCGCGCTGCCGTCCGCCGTCGCCCCGGCCGTCCGGGCCGCCCGCGCCGAACCGGCCGCCGCCTGA
- a CDS encoding acyl-CoA thioesterase, with amino-acid sequence MGTPVDQLVDLLDLERIELNIFRGRSPEEALQRTFGGQVAGQALVAAGRTVDEDRPVHSLHAYFLRPGVPGVPIVYQVDRIRDGRSFTTRRVLGIQDGRSIFALTADFHKPEPGGIEHQFPVPEVPAPETLPSALDEVGARLGELPPFISRRQPFDIRYVDRLKWTREELDGVEARSGVWLRTNGALPDDPLIHVCALTYASDMTLLDAVRAPVEPLWGERNFDMASLDHAMWFHRPFRADEWLLYRQESPIAHGARGLARGEIYDREGRLVVSVMQEGLFRPLQR; translated from the coding sequence ATGGGAACCCCCGTCGACCAGCTCGTCGACCTGCTCGACCTGGAGCGGATCGAGCTGAACATCTTCCGCGGCCGCAGCCCCGAGGAGGCGCTGCAACGCACCTTCGGCGGGCAGGTGGCCGGGCAGGCGCTGGTCGCGGCGGGCCGCACGGTCGACGAGGACCGGCCGGTCCACTCGCTGCACGCGTACTTCCTGCGTCCCGGCGTGCCCGGCGTGCCGATCGTCTACCAGGTCGACCGGATCCGGGACGGCCGCTCGTTCACCACCCGGCGGGTGCTCGGCATCCAGGACGGGCGGTCGATCTTCGCGCTGACCGCGGACTTCCACAAGCCCGAGCCCGGCGGCATCGAGCACCAGTTCCCGGTCCCCGAGGTCCCCGCCCCCGAGACGCTGCCGAGCGCCCTGGACGAGGTCGGCGCCCGGCTCGGCGAACTCCCCCCGTTCATCAGCCGCCGCCAGCCCTTCGACATCCGGTACGTCGACCGGCTGAAGTGGACGCGCGAGGAGCTGGACGGCGTCGAGGCCCGCAGCGGCGTCTGGCTGCGGACCAACGGCGCCCTGCCAGACGACCCGCTGATCCACGTCTGCGCGCTGACCTACGCCAGCGACATGACGCTGCTGGACGCCGTCCGCGCCCCCGTCGAACCGCTCTGGGGCGAACGGAACTTCGACATGGCCTCGCTGGACCACGCGATGTGGTTCCACCGGCCGTTCCGGGCCGACGAGTGGCTGCTCTACCGGCAGGAGTCGCCGATCGCGCACGGCGCGCGCGGCCTGGCCCGGGGCGAGATCTACGACCGCGAGGGGCGGCTGGTGGTCTCGGTGATGCAGGAGGGGCTGTTCCGCCCGCTGCAGCGCTGA
- a CDS encoding DUF1684 domain-containing protein → MTDTAAESWQRWTEARSAAAGAPHGPLALTGTHWLEPGPAELPGLPGHWWAEDGSVCAELRAGDGVRIEGEEKESTGRVALRPDTDRHPQIAVRDRLRLVPIEREGELALRVFDPDAPARAAFAGISVYPYAPDWAVPAVFTPFEAGAQAVLVENADGRARPLTVTGQVAFTLGGQPHTLTVSGSEGSDGRLSGVIADGTSGRETYRFRFVTLPAPDADGRTVLDFNRAFLPPCAFADHFICPFPPPGNRLTVAVEAGERQVVTL, encoded by the coding sequence ATGACCGACACCGCAGCCGAGAGCTGGCAGCGCTGGACCGAGGCCCGGAGCGCCGCAGCGGGCGCGCCGCACGGGCCGCTGGCGCTCACCGGCACCCACTGGCTGGAGCCCGGGCCCGCCGAGCTCCCCGGCCTGCCCGGCCACTGGTGGGCCGAGGACGGCTCGGTCTGCGCCGAGCTGCGCGCCGGGGACGGCGTCCGGATCGAGGGCGAGGAGAAGGAGTCGACCGGCCGGGTCGCGCTCCGGCCGGACACCGACCGGCACCCGCAGATCGCCGTCCGCGACCGGCTGCGGCTGGTCCCGATCGAGCGGGAGGGCGAGCTCGCGCTGCGGGTCTTCGACCCCGACGCCCCCGCCCGGGCCGCGTTCGCCGGCATCTCGGTCTACCCGTACGCCCCCGACTGGGCGGTGCCCGCCGTGTTCACGCCGTTCGAGGCCGGCGCGCAGGCCGTGCTGGTCGAGAACGCGGACGGCCGGGCCCGGCCGCTCACCGTCACCGGCCAGGTCGCGTTCACGCTGGGCGGGCAGCCGCACACGCTGACCGTCAGCGGCAGCGAGGGCTCCGACGGGCGGCTCAGCGGCGTCATCGCGGACGGCACCAGCGGGCGGGAGACCTACCGGTTCCGGTTCGTCACGCTGCCCGCGCCTGATGCGGACGGCCGGACCGTGCTCGACTTCAACCGGGCGTTCCTGCCGCCGTGCGCGTTCGCCGACCACTTCATCTGCCCGTTCCCGCCGCCCGGCAACCGGCTGACCGTCGCCGTCGAGGCGGGCGAGCGGCAGGTGGTCACGCTCTGA
- a CDS encoding LacI family DNA-binding transcriptional regulator — protein MAETQAGTGGRPTLESVAELAGVSRATASRVVNGGAGVRTALREKVERAVAELGYVPNLAARTLVTRRNRAIGVVVAEPEARFFSDPFFAQHLRGISRELAAADNQMVLLLAEDERDHERIGRYLAGGHVDGVLLFSLHRSDPTPDIAQRLGLPFVIGGRPGWPGAESDRELVYVDNDNRGGARLAVQHLRSLGRTRIATITGPLDQTSSVDRLDGYRDLLPDGDADLIAVGDFTADGGIRAMTELLDRRPDVDAVFAASDAMASGALRVLRAAGRRVPEDVAVVGFDDVESIAAWTEPTLTTVRQEIEEMGRLMTRLLLRRLNDPSASAPSSVIIPTRLVRRGTA, from the coding sequence GTGGCCGAGACCCAAGCGGGAACGGGCGGGCGCCCCACCCTGGAATCGGTGGCCGAACTGGCCGGCGTCTCCCGGGCCACCGCCTCCCGGGTCGTCAACGGCGGCGCGGGCGTGCGCACCGCGCTGCGCGAGAAGGTCGAACGGGCGGTCGCCGAACTCGGCTACGTCCCCAACCTGGCCGCCCGCACCCTGGTCACCCGGCGCAACCGGGCGATCGGCGTGGTCGTCGCCGAGCCCGAAGCCCGGTTCTTCTCCGACCCGTTCTTCGCCCAGCACCTGCGCGGCATCAGCCGCGAACTCGCCGCCGCCGACAACCAGATGGTGCTGCTGCTGGCCGAGGACGAGCGCGACCACGAACGGATCGGCCGCTACCTGGCCGGCGGCCACGTCGACGGCGTCCTGCTGTTCTCGCTGCACCGCTCCGACCCGACCCCCGACATCGCCCAGCGCCTCGGCCTGCCCTTCGTCATCGGCGGCCGCCCCGGCTGGCCCGGCGCCGAGTCCGACCGCGAACTCGTCTACGTCGACAACGACAACCGGGGCGGCGCCCGGCTCGCCGTCCAGCACCTGCGCTCCCTCGGCCGCACCCGGATCGCCACCATCACCGGCCCGCTCGACCAGACCTCCTCCGTCGACCGGCTCGACGGCTACCGCGACCTGCTCCCCGACGGCGACGCCGACCTGATCGCCGTCGGCGACTTCACCGCCGACGGCGGCATCCGCGCGATGACCGAACTCCTCGACCGCCGACCGGACGTGGACGCGGTCTTCGCCGCCTCCGACGCGATGGCCTCCGGCGCGCTCCGGGTCCTGCGGGCGGCCGGACGCCGGGTGCCCGAGGACGTCGCGGTGGTCGGCTTCGACGACGTCGAGTCGATCGCGGCCTGGACGGAGCCCACGCTCACCACCGTCCGGCAGGAGATCGAGGAGATGGGACGGCTGATGACGCGCCTGCTGCTGCGACGGCTCAACGACCCGTCGGCGTCGGCGCCGTCATCGGTGATCATCCCGACCCGGCTGGTGCGGCGGGGGACGGCGTAG
- the bla gene encoding class A beta-lactamase, translating into MPPHPTRRHLLTAAAALPLPALPALPNATATTATTTDQIVDRLRQLERIHGARLGVFAHDTGTGTTVHHRADERFPLCSTFKPLAVAAVLRDGHDLAAAVHYTDRDVADSGYAPVTGRTRALTVAELCAAAIEFSDNTAANLLLRRLGGPTAVTRLCRSLGDPVTRLDRWEPDLNSAEPDRETDTTTPSALARTFARLTLGDALPQPQRARLTAWLRACTTGAHRLRAGLPPSWTLADKTGTGAHGTANDLALAWPPHRPPLVLAVLSTKPATPTATPDEPLLAATARLLAATFS; encoded by the coding sequence ATGCCCCCGCACCCCACCCGCCGCCACCTGCTCACCGCCGCGGCCGCCCTGCCCCTCCCGGCCCTCCCGGCCCTCCCGAACGCCACCGCCACCACCGCCACCACCACCGACCAAATCGTCGACCGGCTACGACAGTTGGAGCGCATCCACGGCGCCCGGCTCGGCGTCTTCGCCCACGACACCGGCACCGGCACCACGGTCCACCACCGCGCGGACGAGCGGTTCCCGCTCTGCTCCACCTTCAAGCCGCTCGCCGTCGCCGCCGTGCTCCGGGACGGCCACGACCTCGCCGCCGCCGTCCACTACACCGACCGGGACGTCGCCGACTCCGGCTACGCGCCCGTCACCGGCCGCACCCGCGCCCTGACCGTCGCCGAACTCTGCGCCGCCGCGATCGAGTTCAGCGACAACACGGCCGCGAACCTGCTGCTGCGCCGCCTCGGCGGCCCGACCGCCGTCACCCGCCTCTGCCGCTCGCTCGGCGACCCGGTCACCCGCCTCGACCGCTGGGAGCCCGACCTGAACTCCGCCGAACCGGACCGCGAGACCGACACCACCACCCCGTCCGCCCTGGCCCGCACCTTCGCCCGCCTCACCCTCGGCGACGCCCTCCCCCAGCCGCAGCGCGCCCGGCTCACCGCCTGGCTGCGCGCCTGCACCACCGGCGCCCACCGGCTGCGCGCCGGCCTGCCGCCCTCCTGGACCCTCGCCGACAAGACCGGCACCGGCGCCCACGGCACCGCCAACGACCTCGCCCTCGCCTGGCCCCCGCACCGCCCCCCGCTCGTCCTCGCCGTCCTCAGCACCAAACCCGCCACCCCCACCGCCACCCCGGACGAACCCCTGCTCGCCGCCACCGCCCGCCTCCTGGCCGCCACCTTCTCCTGA
- a CDS encoding aminoglycoside phosphotransferase family protein, whose translation MDTSATAAAPAEDPHGRLDVDADTVRALLRAQHPDLAELALRRVEGGWGNRMWRLGEEHAVRLPRDRYTPANLANETRWLPELAPRLPLPVPVPQRDGVPGAGYPYPWAVFSWVAGEPADLVPVAPAHGPRSAELLADFLLALHRPAPADAPATTPRCGPLAPLADHVEERIAEFEATLHELAPGIRADDLRTVWADALAAPVWSGPPVWLHSDLHPANVVVVDGALGGVIDFDALGTGDPACDLAAAWLLLPPGADRPCLARWRAAHPAEQQDAATATIRRARGWVVLRGLMLLGIGRAGLHGLPGGKPAWGPAGRTALEGVLAHHRHPDDPSPR comes from the coding sequence ATGGACACCTCAGCCACCGCCGCCGCCCCCGCCGAAGACCCGCACGGCCGCCTCGACGTCGACGCCGACACCGTGCGCGCGCTGCTCCGCGCCCAGCACCCCGACCTCGCCGAACTGGCGCTGCGCCGGGTCGAGGGCGGCTGGGGCAACCGGATGTGGCGGCTCGGCGAGGAGCACGCCGTCCGCCTGCCCCGGGACAGGTACACGCCCGCCAACCTGGCCAACGAGACCCGCTGGCTGCCGGAGCTCGCGCCGCGACTGCCGCTGCCCGTGCCGGTGCCGCAGCGCGACGGCGTGCCGGGCGCGGGCTACCCGTACCCGTGGGCGGTGTTCTCCTGGGTGGCCGGCGAGCCCGCCGACCTCGTCCCGGTCGCCCCGGCGCACGGCCCGCGCTCGGCCGAACTCCTCGCCGACTTCCTGCTCGCGCTGCACCGTCCGGCCCCGGCCGACGCCCCCGCGACCACCCCGCGCTGCGGCCCGCTCGCCCCGCTCGCCGACCACGTCGAGGAGCGGATCGCCGAGTTCGAGGCGACCCTGCACGAACTCGCGCCCGGCATCCGCGCCGACGACCTGCGCACCGTCTGGGCGGACGCGCTGGCCGCCCCGGTCTGGTCGGGCCCGCCGGTCTGGCTGCACTCCGACCTGCACCCGGCGAACGTCGTGGTGGTCGACGGCGCGCTCGGCGGCGTCATCGACTTCGACGCCCTCGGCACCGGCGACCCCGCCTGCGACCTCGCCGCCGCCTGGCTGCTCCTCCCGCCCGGCGCCGACCGCCCGTGCCTGGCCCGCTGGCGCGCCGCCCACCCCGCCGAGCAGCAGGACGCCGCCACCGCCACCATCCGCCGCGCCCGCGGCTGGGTCGTCCTGCGCGGTCTGATGCTGCTCGGCATCGGCCGGGCCGGCCTGCACGGCCTCCCCGGCGGCAAGCCCGCCTGGGGCCCGGCCGGACGCACCGCGCTGGAGGGCGTCCTGGCCCACCACCGGCACCCGGACGACCCGTCCCCCCGGTAG